The proteins below come from a single Dermatophilaceae bacterium Soc4.6 genomic window:
- a CDS encoding TIM barrel protein → MTIAVAGAPVSFGVFELTPDDDALVLPTADELATVLERTGYAGVDLGPVGFLGRGAELRQRLARHGLELAGGWVDLPFSDDDAFAAALPTLDTALDAFSEAVDGHPVRAPLPTLADSGDAVRKANPGGGAGHSLDESGWDRFVRNLATAAARVRARGLEPTFHHHACTFVETPDEVDTFLARTDVDLTFDTGHLLIGGGDVLESWQRWRHRINHLHLKDVRTGVLREIVGGGGGMVEVWSGGTFVPLGDGDLAVTALMDDVIATGWDGWLVVEQDVYPVAGADPQAPARDAETNRRVLRQWL, encoded by the coding sequence ATGACCATCGCCGTAGCCGGAGCCCCGGTGAGCTTCGGCGTCTTCGAGCTCACCCCGGACGACGACGCGCTCGTCCTCCCCACCGCCGACGAGCTCGCGACGGTCCTCGAGCGCACCGGCTACGCCGGGGTGGACCTCGGGCCGGTCGGCTTCCTCGGACGGGGAGCCGAGCTGCGGCAACGGCTTGCGCGGCACGGGCTCGAGCTCGCCGGCGGCTGGGTCGACCTGCCCTTCTCGGACGACGACGCCTTCGCGGCAGCGCTGCCGACGCTCGACACCGCCCTCGACGCCTTCTCCGAGGCTGTCGACGGGCATCCGGTGCGGGCTCCACTGCCGACGCTCGCCGACTCCGGTGACGCCGTGCGCAAGGCCAACCCCGGTGGGGGAGCGGGCCACTCGCTCGACGAGTCCGGCTGGGACCGCTTCGTCCGCAACCTCGCGACCGCTGCCGCCCGGGTGCGCGCCCGCGGCCTCGAGCCGACGTTCCACCACCACGCCTGCACCTTCGTCGAGACTCCCGACGAGGTCGACACCTTCCTGGCCCGCACCGACGTCGACCTCACCTTCGACACCGGGCACCTGCTCATCGGTGGGGGTGACGTGCTCGAGTCGTGGCAGCGCTGGCGCCACCGGATCAACCACCTGCACCTCAAGGACGTGCGCACCGGTGTCCTGCGCGAGATCGTCGGCGGCGGCGGCGGCATGGTCGAGGTCTGGTCGGGCGGCACCTTCGTGCCCCTGGGTGACGGTGACCTCGCCGTCACCGCGCTGATGGACGACGTGATCGCCACCGGCTGGGACGGGTGGCTGGTCGTCGAGCAGGATGTCTACCCCGTCGCCGGAGCCGACCCGCAGGCGCCGGCCCGTGACGCCGAGACCAACCGTCGCGTGCTGCGGCAGTGGCTGTGA
- a CDS encoding cation transporter, with protein sequence MRLIELDPSPVRRAVLTRRVRMLVAATISYNVIEAVIALSAGAAASSSALVGFGLDSVIEVSSAAAVTWQFSARDHAVREAREHTALRVIAVSFFALAVFVTVDALRALTGTAEARHSTAGIVLAAVSLAVMPFLSYAQRRTGRQLGSASAVADSKQTLLCTYLSAVLLVGLLVNTIFGWSWADPIAALVIAAVAVREGTNAWQGKDCCPPTTALAFGSDPADADGCGCAPGCSCCS encoded by the coding sequence ATGAGACTGATCGAGCTGGACCCCTCTCCGGTGCGGCGGGCGGTCTTGACCCGACGGGTCCGGATGCTCGTCGCCGCGACCATCAGCTACAACGTGATCGAGGCGGTGATCGCCCTGTCCGCCGGCGCGGCCGCCTCCTCCAGCGCGCTGGTCGGGTTCGGCCTGGACTCCGTGATCGAGGTGTCCTCGGCCGCCGCCGTCACTTGGCAGTTCTCTGCCCGTGACCACGCGGTGCGCGAGGCCCGCGAGCACACTGCGCTGCGGGTGATCGCGGTGTCGTTCTTCGCCCTTGCCGTCTTCGTCACCGTCGATGCCCTCCGCGCCCTGACCGGCACGGCCGAAGCCCGTCACTCCACCGCGGGGATCGTGCTGGCGGCGGTGTCACTGGCCGTGATGCCGTTCCTGTCGTACGCCCAGCGGCGTACCGGTCGCCAGCTCGGCTCGGCCTCGGCCGTCGCCGACTCCAAGCAGACCCTGCTGTGCACCTACCTGTCGGCGGTCCTGCTGGTAGGTCTGCTGGTCAACACCATCTTCGGCTGGTCCTGGGCCGACCCGATCGCGGCCCTGGTGATCGCCGCCGTCGCCGTTCGCGAGGGAACCAACGCCTGGCAGGGCAAAGACTGCTGCCCACCGACGACCGCTCTGGCCTTCGGCTCAGACCCCGCGGACGCAGACGGGTGTGGCTGCGCCCCGGGCTGCTCCTGCTGCTCTTGA
- a CDS encoding deoxyribose-phosphate aldolase, which translates to MTSAELRALTAEQLEHLRETRAGDPDAVAAALSARRRRPLLQGDRRLMLVAADHPARHALGVGADPMAMADRYQLLDRLAVALSRPGVDGVLGTPDIIDDLALLGLLDDMVVVGSMNRGGLRGATFEMDDRFTAYDVDGVVRDGLDVAKTLVRVNLEDPGTVATLEANARAVGAAAAARVPILLEPFMSRWQDGRIVNDLTPDAVIASVAVASGLGSTSAWTWLKLPVVDDMERVMASTTLPTLLLGGDPAEQADETFAGWEDALALPGVRGLVVGRTLLYPGDGDVASAVDTAAALVHSPDTTAPDPRGRR; encoded by the coding sequence TTGACGTCCGCTGAGCTGCGCGCGCTGACCGCCGAGCAGCTCGAGCACCTGCGCGAGACCAGGGCCGGCGACCCGGATGCCGTGGCCGCCGCTCTGTCCGCGCGCCGTCGCCGGCCCCTGCTGCAGGGCGACCGTCGCCTCATGCTCGTGGCCGCCGACCACCCGGCGCGACACGCCCTCGGTGTCGGGGCCGACCCGATGGCGATGGCCGACCGATACCAGCTGCTCGACCGTCTTGCCGTGGCCCTGTCCCGGCCGGGGGTCGACGGCGTGCTCGGCACCCCTGACATCATCGACGACCTGGCCTTGCTGGGGCTGCTCGACGACATGGTCGTGGTCGGGTCGATGAACCGTGGCGGCCTGCGGGGTGCGACCTTCGAGATGGACGACCGCTTCACCGCCTACGACGTCGACGGCGTCGTGCGAGACGGCCTCGACGTGGCGAAGACCCTGGTGCGGGTCAACCTCGAGGACCCGGGCACCGTCGCCACTCTCGAGGCCAACGCGCGGGCCGTCGGCGCGGCCGCCGCCGCGCGGGTGCCCATCCTGCTCGAGCCGTTCATGAGCCGGTGGCAGGATGGGCGCATCGTCAACGACCTGACCCCTGATGCCGTGATCGCCTCTGTCGCCGTGGCCTCCGGCCTGGGCTCCACCTCGGCCTGGACCTGGCTGAAGCTGCCCGTGGTCGACGACATGGAGCGGGTGATGGCGAGCACCACGCTGCCGACCCTGCTGCTCGGCGGCGACCCGGCCGAGCAGGCCGACGAGACCTTCGCCGGCTGGGAGGACGCGCTGGCCCTGCCCGGGGTCCGCGGCCTCGTGGTCGGTCGCACGCTGCTCTACCCCGGCGACGGTGACGTCGCCTCCGCCGTCGACACCGCGGCGGCCCTGGTCCACTCCCCTGATACCACCGCACCCGACCCCCGAGGACGACGATGA
- a CDS encoding MoxR family ATPase has translation MPSPQSATELADALGRTGYLADEALATIGFLALGLQRPLLLEGEPGTGKTAMAEALAQALDIPLIRLQCYEGIDASQALYDWDFPRQILHLRALETTARLGGDETGAVGGDDVEKGLFDERFLLARPVLQALRESPVVLLVDEVDRADDEFEAFLLEVLSTYQVSIPELGTVKAVTPPIVILTSNRTRELHDALKRRCLYHWIDHPGLARELEIVRSRAPEVGERLAEQVVGVVQRLRDGGDLVKPPGVAETLDWARALQMLGTSELDVESAAATLGVAVKYREDADRVRASLDRIIGG, from the coding sequence ATGCCGTCACCGCAGTCAGCAACCGAGCTCGCCGATGCGCTCGGTCGCACCGGCTACCTCGCCGACGAGGCCCTCGCCACCATCGGCTTCCTCGCGCTCGGCCTGCAACGGCCGCTCCTGCTCGAGGGGGAGCCCGGCACCGGCAAGACGGCGATGGCCGAGGCCCTGGCCCAGGCGCTCGACATCCCGCTCATCCGGCTGCAGTGCTACGAGGGCATCGACGCGAGCCAGGCGCTCTACGACTGGGACTTCCCGCGGCAGATCCTGCACCTGCGCGCCCTCGAGACGACGGCTCGGCTCGGTGGCGACGAGACCGGTGCCGTGGGCGGGGACGACGTCGAGAAGGGGCTCTTCGACGAGCGCTTCCTGCTGGCCCGCCCGGTCCTGCAGGCGCTGCGCGAGAGCCCGGTGGTGCTGCTGGTCGACGAGGTCGACCGGGCCGACGACGAGTTCGAGGCGTTCCTGCTCGAGGTGCTCTCCACCTACCAGGTGAGCATCCCCGAGCTCGGCACGGTCAAGGCCGTCACCCCGCCGATCGTCATCCTCACCTCCAACCGCACCCGCGAGCTGCACGACGCGCTCAAGCGCCGCTGTCTCTACCACTGGATCGACCACCCCGGGCTGGCCCGGGAGCTCGAGATCGTCCGCTCCCGCGCGCCCGAGGTGGGGGAGCGGCTCGCCGAGCAGGTCGTCGGCGTCGTGCAGCGGCTGCGTGACGGCGGCGACCTGGTCAAGCCCCCTGGTGTCGCCGAGACCCTCGACTGGGCCCGGGCCCTGCAGATGCTCGGCACGAGCGAGCTCGACGTCGAGAGCGCGGCCGCCACGCTGGGGGTCGCCGTGAAGTACCGCGAGGACGCCGACCGTGTGCGCGCCAGCCTCGACCGGATCATCGGCGGCTGA
- a CDS encoding Gfo/Idh/MocA family oxidoreductase produces MAVSDLRVGVIGAGIMGSDHVHRLSTLTAGATVAAVIEPDQGRAAQVASIAPGASARATLEDAIAHDDLDAVIVASPGPFHEAAVLTALEARLEILCEKPLTPTSEGSRRVVEAEIAGHRPRIQVGFMRRFDPEYVALRQLVQSGEVGDLLLLHCAHRNPSTPPGYTESMLITDSVVHELDIVPWLAGSPVASVEVLRTRRNSRAPQGVSEPQLVLLELENGVIAEVEISVNLGFGYQVTTEAVFEQGVAQIGRTAGLTLWSQGAARVAEHPGYVGRFAQAYDLEVQAWVDAARAGRIGGPSAWDGYLAALASEAGVEAQSSGRRVSVRSETTPAFYL; encoded by the coding sequence GTGGCTGTGAGCGACCTGCGGGTGGGCGTCATCGGAGCCGGCATCATGGGCTCCGACCACGTGCACCGCCTCTCGACCCTCACCGCGGGCGCCACCGTGGCCGCGGTCATCGAGCCCGACCAGGGACGCGCGGCCCAGGTGGCCTCGATCGCGCCCGGAGCGTCGGCTCGGGCCACGCTCGAGGACGCCATCGCCCACGACGACCTCGACGCGGTCATCGTCGCGTCGCCCGGTCCCTTCCACGAGGCCGCCGTGCTGACGGCGCTCGAGGCGCGTCTGGAGATCCTGTGCGAGAAGCCGCTCACGCCGACGTCCGAGGGGAGTAGGCGGGTGGTCGAGGCCGAGATCGCCGGGCATCGGCCCCGCATCCAGGTCGGATTCATGCGCCGCTTCGACCCGGAGTACGTCGCCCTGCGGCAGCTCGTGCAGTCGGGTGAGGTGGGCGACCTGCTGCTTCTGCACTGCGCCCACCGCAACCCCTCGACCCCACCCGGCTACACCGAGTCGATGCTCATCACCGACTCCGTCGTCCACGAGCTCGACATCGTGCCGTGGCTGGCCGGCTCACCGGTCGCGTCGGTGGAGGTGCTGCGCACCCGCCGCAACAGTCGGGCGCCGCAGGGCGTGTCCGAGCCGCAGCTGGTGCTGCTCGAGCTGGAGAACGGCGTCATCGCCGAGGTGGAGATCAGCGTCAACCTGGGCTTCGGCTACCAGGTCACGACCGAGGCGGTCTTCGAGCAGGGCGTCGCGCAGATCGGGCGTACCGCCGGGCTGACGCTGTGGTCGCAGGGCGCAGCCCGGGTCGCCGAGCACCCCGGCTACGTCGGCCGCTTCGCCCAGGCCTACGACCTCGAGGTGCAGGCCTGGGTCGACGCGGCCCGCGCGGGACGCATCGGCGGGCCGTCGGCGTGGGACGGCTACCTCGCGGCGCTGGCCAGCGAGGCGGGCGTGGAGGCGCAGAGCAGCGGCCGACGGGTCTCCGTACGGTCGGAGACCACGCCGGCGTTCTACCTCTAG
- a CDS encoding DUF3516 domain-containing protein, which produces MSLRPAGGGPADPDAVYDAFVDWTTGQGLTLYPAQDEAVIEVVSGANVILATPTGSGKSLVAVAAHLAALADGRRTYYTAPIKALVSEKFFALCDVFGADRVGMLTGDASVNPSAPIICCTAEILANVALREGRHADVGQVVMDEFHFYSEPERGWAWQVPLLELPQTQFVLMSATLGETERFEEDLVRRTGRPTAVVTSIERPVPLSYHWAMTPLHETIEELLETRQAPIYIVHFTQASALERAQALMSVTVATREERDEIAEQIGGFRFAAGFGRTLSRLVRHGIGVHHAGMLPKYRRLVEQLAQRGLLKVICGTDTLGVGINVPIRTVLLTGLTKYDGSRSRVLRAREFHQIAGRAGRAGYDTAGTVVVQAPEHVIENHKALAKAGDDPKKRRKVQRKQAPDGFVGWTEETFDRLVAAEPEPLVSRMRVTHSMILGVLARDEDPLAAMRKLLRDNHEDPRRQVRLVRQAVQIYRSLLAAGVVEQLDTPDARGRIVRLVEDLQLGFALNQPLSAFALGALDVLDPEEATHALDVVSVIEATLDDPRPILMAQQFAARGEAVAQMKSEGIEYDERMELLDEVTWPKPLEELLSALFTTYRTSHPWVPETALTPKSVVRDMYERAMGFGDFVRVYGLTRSEGVVLRYLSDAYRALRQTVPDHVKTDEVDDLIAWLGAVVHQTDSSLVDEWEAMTAPDDGVRRPGDAPAPPPRRLSTDTRAFRVLLRNAMFQRVQLLARRDWAGLATLDAAADAEGVTQRRGGWSPDDWADAARDYFEEHDDVGLDGDARGPALLRVHTDVAELVEPQIDVPEDGHRRWALEQVVADPEGYRDWRVVALVDLDDSDEAGEPVLHSTRLHRL; this is translated from the coding sequence ATGAGCCTGCGACCCGCCGGCGGCGGCCCCGCCGACCCCGACGCGGTCTACGACGCCTTCGTCGACTGGACGACCGGGCAGGGCCTGACGCTCTACCCCGCGCAGGACGAGGCCGTCATCGAGGTCGTCTCGGGGGCCAACGTCATCCTCGCGACCCCCACCGGGTCGGGCAAGAGCCTCGTCGCCGTCGCCGCCCACCTCGCGGCCCTCGCCGACGGCCGACGCACCTACTACACCGCCCCCATCAAGGCCTTGGTCTCCGAGAAGTTCTTCGCCCTCTGCGACGTCTTCGGCGCCGACCGCGTCGGCATGCTCACCGGTGACGCGTCGGTCAACCCGTCCGCCCCGATCATCTGCTGCACGGCCGAGATCCTCGCCAACGTCGCCCTGCGCGAGGGCCGGCACGCCGACGTCGGCCAGGTCGTGATGGACGAGTTCCACTTCTACTCCGAGCCCGAGCGCGGCTGGGCCTGGCAGGTGCCGCTGCTCGAGCTGCCGCAGACGCAGTTCGTCCTCATGTCGGCGACCCTCGGCGAGACCGAGCGCTTCGAGGAGGACCTGGTGCGCCGCACCGGGCGCCCCACCGCCGTCGTCACCTCCATCGAGCGGCCGGTGCCGCTGTCCTACCACTGGGCCATGACCCCCCTGCACGAGACGATCGAGGAGCTGCTCGAGACCCGGCAGGCCCCGATCTACATCGTGCACTTCACGCAGGCCTCGGCCCTCGAGCGGGCCCAGGCCCTGATGTCGGTCACCGTCGCCACCCGCGAGGAGCGCGACGAGATCGCCGAGCAGATCGGCGGCTTCCGCTTCGCCGCCGGCTTCGGCCGCACCCTGTCGCGGCTCGTGCGACACGGCATCGGCGTCCACCACGCGGGCATGCTGCCGAAGTACCGCCGCCTCGTCGAGCAGCTGGCGCAGCGCGGCCTGCTCAAGGTCATCTGCGGCACCGACACCCTCGGCGTCGGCATCAACGTGCCCATCCGCACCGTGCTGCTCACCGGCCTGACCAAGTACGACGGGTCGCGCTCGCGGGTGCTGCGTGCGCGCGAGTTCCACCAGATCGCCGGTCGCGCCGGTCGCGCCGGCTACGACACCGCCGGCACGGTCGTCGTGCAGGCCCCCGAGCACGTCATCGAGAACCACAAGGCGCTGGCCAAGGCCGGCGACGACCCCAAGAAGCGTCGCAAGGTGCAGCGCAAGCAGGCCCCGGACGGCTTCGTCGGCTGGACCGAGGAGACCTTCGACCGGCTCGTCGCCGCCGAGCCCGAGCCCCTCGTCTCCCGGATGCGGGTCACCCACTCGATGATCCTCGGGGTGCTCGCCCGTGACGAGGACCCGCTCGCCGCCATGCGCAAGCTGCTGCGTGACAACCACGAGGACCCGCGGCGCCAGGTGCGGCTCGTGCGTCAGGCCGTGCAGATCTACCGCTCCCTGCTCGCGGCCGGTGTCGTGGAGCAGCTCGACACCCCCGACGCGCGGGGCCGCATCGTGCGCCTCGTCGAGGACCTCCAGCTCGGGTTCGCGCTCAACCAGCCGCTGTCGGCCTTCGCGCTCGGCGCGCTCGACGTCCTCGACCCGGAGGAGGCTACCCACGCCCTCGACGTGGTGTCGGTGATCGAGGCGACCCTCGACGACCCCCGCCCGATCCTCATGGCGCAGCAGTTCGCCGCCCGCGGCGAGGCCGTGGCGCAGATGAAGTCGGAGGGCATCGAGTACGACGAGCGGATGGAGCTCCTCGACGAGGTCACCTGGCCAAAACCGTTGGAGGAGCTGCTCTCGGCGCTCTTCACGACCTACCGCACCAGCCACCCCTGGGTGCCCGAGACGGCGCTCACGCCGAAGTCGGTGGTGCGCGACATGTACGAGCGCGCGATGGGCTTCGGCGACTTCGTGCGGGTCTACGGCCTGACCCGGTCGGAGGGGGTCGTGCTGCGCTACCTCTCCGACGCCTACCGCGCCCTGCGCCAGACCGTGCCCGACCACGTCAAGACCGACGAGGTCGACGACCTCATCGCCTGGCTGGGCGCCGTGGTGCACCAGACCGATTCGAGCCTCGTCGACGAGTGGGAGGCGATGACCGCACCCGACGACGGCGTACGACGTCCCGGCGATGCGCCGGCCCCGCCTCCGCGTCGCCTGAGCACCGACACCCGGGCCTTCCGGGTGCTGCTGCGCAACGCCATGTTCCAGCGGGTGCAGCTGCTCGCCCGCCGCGACTGGGCCGGCCTCGCGACCCTCGACGCCGCGGCCGACGCCGAGGGCGTCACCCAGCGGCGGGGGGGCTGGTCGCCCGACGACTGGGCCGACGCCGCCCGCGACTACTTCGAGGAGCACGACGACGTCGGCCTCGACGGCGACGCCCGCGGCCCGGCGCTGCTGCGGGTGCACACCGACGTGGCCGAGCTCGTCGAGCCGCAGATCGACGTGCCTGAAGACGGACACCGACGCTGGGCGCTCGAGCAGGTCGTCGCCGACCCAGAGGGCTACCGCGACTGGCGCGTGGTCGCGCTCGTCGACCTCGACGACTCCGACGAGGCGGGAGAGCCGGTTCTGCACAGCACCCGACTGCACCGACTCTGA
- a CDS encoding AraC family transcriptional regulator, translating to MREWFAADGTRAPGWWRAQTDPAVGPALSLIHEQPEHHWTLEALASAVGWSRSGLARRFTQVVGEPPMTYLTHWRLNLAADLLADRSLTVETVARRVGYGSGFALSAALLRERGVRPRDLRTVVGAAVPAHPLLAGG from the coding sequence GTGCGCGAGTGGTTCGCCGCCGACGGGACACGGGCCCCGGGCTGGTGGCGGGCGCAGACCGACCCCGCCGTCGGTCCCGCCCTCTCGCTGATCCACGAGCAGCCCGAGCACCACTGGACCCTCGAGGCCCTCGCCAGCGCGGTCGGCTGGTCGCGCTCGGGCCTGGCCCGCCGGTTCACCCAGGTCGTGGGTGAGCCTCCCATGACCTACCTCACCCACTGGCGGCTCAACCTCGCGGCCGACCTGCTCGCCGACCGGTCGCTGACGGTGGAGACCGTGGCCCGCCGGGTGGGCTACGGCAGTGGCTTCGCCCTGAGTGCCGCGTTGCTGCGGGAGCGGGGGGTGCGCCCCCGCGACCTGCGCACCGTTGTGGGGGCCGCCGTCCCGGCGCACCCCCTGCTCGCGGGAGGATGA
- a CDS encoding DUF427 domain-containing protein, translating into MTTMQAVWNGTVIAESDDTVVVENNHYFPRSSVRDEVLRESATTSVCPWKGTASYFSLELDGTTNADAAWFYPAPKEKAESIRDHVAFWKGVTVSPKS; encoded by the coding sequence ATGACCACCATGCAAGCCGTCTGGAACGGCACCGTCATCGCAGAGTCCGACGACACCGTCGTCGTCGAGAACAACCACTACTTCCCGCGCTCGTCCGTGCGCGACGAGGTGCTGCGCGAGAGCGCGACCACGAGCGTCTGCCCGTGGAAGGGCACCGCGTCGTACTTCTCGCTCGAGCTCGACGGGACGACCAACGCCGACGCGGCGTGGTTCTACCCGGCGCCCAAGGAGAAGGCCGAGTCGATCCGCGACCACGTCGCCTTCTGGAAGGGCGTCACGGTCAGCCCGAAGAGCTGA
- a CDS encoding nucleotidyltransferase family protein, whose amino-acid sequence MTSAVGLLLAAGAGRRMGTPKALVHDPDGTSWLHRSLGALRAGGCTRLVVVLGAAHDRAQSLLDDDPSAGDVAVVVAADWEEGMGASLRAGLHHLGSHSFSAGGGPEIAVVSLVDLPDMGPDVVARLLDSVAPVGSTPVGSTPAGSAGAARATLARAAYAGVAGHPVILGADHWAPVAAGAEGDRGARDYLRQHPPRLVECGDLATGDDRDTPQVVPPRSKEISRG is encoded by the coding sequence ATGACCTCCGCCGTCGGACTCCTGCTCGCTGCGGGTGCCGGGCGCCGGATGGGGACCCCCAAGGCGCTGGTGCACGACCCCGACGGGACGTCGTGGCTGCACCGCTCGCTCGGCGCGCTGCGGGCCGGAGGGTGCACCCGCCTGGTCGTGGTCCTCGGGGCGGCACACGACCGGGCGCAGTCGCTGCTCGACGACGACCCGTCAGCGGGCGACGTCGCGGTCGTCGTGGCGGCCGACTGGGAGGAGGGCATGGGTGCCTCGCTGCGAGCCGGCCTGCACCACCTCGGCTCCCACTCCTTCTCGGCCGGTGGCGGCCCCGAGATCGCCGTCGTCTCGCTCGTCGACCTGCCCGACATGGGCCCCGACGTCGTCGCCCGCCTGCTCGATTCCGTGGCCCCGGTCGGCTCCACCCCGGTCGGCTCCACCCCGGCCGGATCCGCAGGCGCGGCGAGAGCCACCCTCGCGCGCGCCGCCTACGCGGGGGTGGCCGGTCACCCGGTGATCCTGGGCGCCGACCACTGGGCGCCGGTCGCGGCGGGGGCCGAGGGCGACCGTGGCGCCCGTGACTACCTGCGGCAACACCCTCCGAGGCTCGTGGAGTGCGGCGACCTCGCCACCGGCGACGACCGCGACACACCGCAGGTCGTGCCCCCCCGCAGCAAGGAGATCTCTCGTGGGTGA
- the iolC gene encoding 5-dehydro-2-deoxygluconokinase translates to MTAPSQTIEPHEPPGPYDVLTMGRVGVDLYPLQDGVGLEDVSTFQKYLGGSAANVAVAAAQYGRRTALVSGTGDDPFGRYVRRELVRLGVSDRFVRVVGEHLTPLTFCEIFPPDDFPLYFYRRPQAPDLCLTGDDVDPEAVRTARIFWATVTGLSVEPSRSAHHTAWAVRDGAPLTVLDLDYRPMFWSSPADASAQVGLALEHVTVAVGNREECEVAVGETEPLRAADALLERGVELAIVKQGPKGVLARTRDETVEVAPYPVQVVNGLGAGDGFGGALCHGLLEGWGLERILRFANVAGAIVASRRECSTAMPTTAEVEAVLVGGPVSSGAPLDVR, encoded by the coding sequence ATGACCGCCCCCAGCCAGACGATCGAGCCTCATGAGCCGCCCGGGCCGTACGACGTGCTGACCATGGGCCGGGTGGGGGTGGACCTCTACCCGCTCCAGGACGGGGTCGGTCTCGAGGACGTGTCGACGTTCCAGAAGTACCTCGGGGGGAGCGCGGCCAACGTCGCCGTCGCGGCGGCGCAGTACGGCCGACGCACCGCCCTGGTCAGCGGGACCGGTGACGACCCGTTCGGCCGCTACGTGCGGCGCGAGCTCGTGCGGCTCGGCGTGAGCGACCGCTTCGTGCGCGTCGTGGGCGAGCACCTCACGCCGCTGACCTTCTGCGAGATCTTCCCGCCCGACGACTTCCCCCTCTACTTCTACCGCCGCCCCCAGGCCCCCGACCTGTGCCTCACCGGCGACGACGTCGACCCCGAGGCCGTGCGCACCGCACGCATCTTCTGGGCGACGGTCACGGGGCTGAGTGTGGAGCCCAGCCGCAGCGCCCACCACACCGCCTGGGCCGTGCGGGATGGAGCACCCCTGACGGTGCTCGACCTCGACTACCGCCCGATGTTCTGGTCGTCACCGGCCGACGCGTCCGCGCAGGTCGGGCTGGCCCTGGAGCACGTGACCGTGGCCGTCGGCAACCGCGAGGAGTGCGAGGTGGCCGTCGGCGAGACCGAGCCGCTGCGCGCCGCCGACGCGCTGCTCGAGCGCGGTGTCGAGCTGGCCATCGTCAAGCAGGGGCCCAAGGGGGTGCTCGCCCGCACCCGCGACGAGACGGTCGAGGTGGCTCCCTACCCCGTGCAGGTCGTCAACGGCCTCGGGGCCGGCGACGGCTTCGGGGGCGCCCTGTGCCATGGGCTGCTCGAGGGCTGGGGGCTGGAGCGGATCCTGCGCTTCGCCAACGTCGCCGGTGCGATCGTCGCCTCGCGCCGCGAGTGCTCCACGGCGATGCCCACCACCGCCGAGGTCGAGGCCGTCCTGGTCGGCGGACCCGTGTCGTCGGGAGCACCCCTTGACGTCCGCTGA
- a CDS encoding metalloregulator ArsR/SmtB family transcription factor: protein MEIATHSQVLTRFGHALSDPTRSQVLLALRTAPAYPADLAEAIGVSRQSLSNHLACLRGCGLVVAVPEGRRMRYELADSRLTHALTDLLDVVLAVDADACTASVAGKDCCR, encoded by the coding sequence GTGGAGATCGCTACGCACAGCCAGGTGCTGACCCGGTTCGGGCATGCCCTGTCGGATCCGACCCGGTCGCAGGTGCTGCTGGCGTTGCGGACGGCCCCGGCCTACCCGGCGGACCTGGCCGAGGCGATCGGGGTGTCGCGGCAGTCGCTGTCCAACCACCTGGCGTGCCTGCGGGGGTGCGGGCTGGTCGTCGCGGTCCCGGAAGGCCGGCGGATGCGGTACGAGCTGGCCGACAGCCGCCTGACCCACGCTCTGACCGACCTGCTGGACGTGGTCCTGGCGGTGGACGCCGACGCCTGTACCGCGTCGGTGGCTGGAAAGGACTGCTGCCGATGA